A stretch of Leptospira bouyouniensis DNA encodes these proteins:
- a CDS encoding SRPBCC family protein, with the protein MDRKSLKIEKKINADATKLFRAWLNPNDFSRWFLSGDGIGIESVTIDPKPGGKFLINMSLDGKILPHEGEYITIDEPNKLVFTWRSEATENRDTIVTITFEELENSNSFDKKNTNKKSQTLVTLYQEELLNDIQIKMHHHGWTSILDSLNDWMDS; encoded by the coding sequence ATGGATCGAAAGTCACTAAAAATCGAAAAAAAAATTAACGCTGATGCAACCAAGTTATTCAGAGCATGGCTAAATCCAAATGATTTTTCTCGTTGGTTTTTATCAGGTGATGGGATCGGTATAGAGTCAGTTACGATTGATCCAAAACCAGGAGGTAAATTTTTAATCAATATGTCGTTAGATGGAAAAATTTTACCTCATGAGGGAGAATACATCACAATAGATGAACCCAATAAACTTGTTTTCACTTGGCGTTCCGAGGCTACTGAAAATAGAGATACAATAGTTACTATTACATTTGAAGAACTAGAAAACAGTAATTCATTTGATAAAAAAAATACAAATAAAAAATCACAAACGTTAGTAACGCTTTACCAAGAAGAACTTCTCAATGATATACAAATCAAAATGCATCACCATGGTTGGACATCCATTCTAGATAGTTTAAATGACTGGATGGATTCATAG